A window from Manis javanica isolate MJ-LG chromosome 10, MJ_LKY, whole genome shotgun sequence encodes these proteins:
- the TECPR1 gene encoding tectonin beta-propeller repeat-containing protein 1 isoform X2, with amino-acid sequence MPNSVLWTVDLFGRVYTLSTAGQYWELCKDPQLEFKRVSAATQCCWGIACDNQIYVYVCSSDLPIRHREEAYENQRWNPVGGFCEKLLPSDRWPWSDVTGLQHRPLDRVALPSLHWEWESDWYVDENFGGEPTEKGGWTYAIDFPASYTRDKKWNSCVRRRRWIRYRRYKSRDTWAKIPSKDDPKQLPDPFSDLSVGGWEITDGPVGHLSVWAVSLQGEVWYREDVNHPNPEGSSWSLVDTPGEAVQISCGPHDLLWVTLWEGQALVREGINRSNPKGGQPYPCAPRREGAGSSPAPPDAAAGALSWGSAGSRWSAVEPPSSENAILHVSVGVGVVWAVTKDQKVWFRRGVNSHNPCGTGWIEMVGEMMMVSVGLNDQVWGIGCEDRAVYFRQGVTPSELSGKTWRAIIASRECDRSHSGSSSSLLSAGCFFGEEVRGSGESSVPSDMDASSEAERPGPGPPDPAKSLDSPRNPKACLASGLDTPRTAECALGVVHPATETLRPELRPGLASTPAELPWTNIDLKEPKKVPGPLAAGFPESTGLSSLALLPLGLEEAYSADDHPPWAWVSGGGCAVEAHTALKWFTVQSGLSPSLQTFSLSITPAQTAAWRKQIFQQLTERTKRELENFRHYEQAVEQSVWVKTGTLQWWCDWKPHKWVDVRVALEQFTGHDGVRDSILFIYYVVHEEKKYIHVFLNEVTVLVPVLNEAKHSFALYTPERTRQRWPVRLAAATEQDMNDWLALLSLSCCENRRVHGRPSPQAIWSVTCKGDIFVSEPSLDLEAPEHPLPCDQMFWRQMGGHLRVVEANGRGVVWGIGYDHTAWVYTGGYGGGCFQGLASSAGNIYTQSDVKCVYIYENQRWNPVTGYTSRGLPTDRYMWSDATGLQECTKASTKPPSLQWTWVSDWSVDFSVPGGTDQEGWQYASDFPASYHGYKTMKDFVRRRCWARKCKLMTSGPWLEVAPIALGDVSIIPESLGTDASGPSIALWAISDKGDVLCRLGVTELNPAGSSWLHVGTDQPFVSISIGACCQVWAVARDGSAFYRGSVSPTRPAGDCWYHIPSPPKQRLTQVSVGQTSVYALDENGNLWYRQGVTPSYPQGSSWEHVSNNVRRVSVGPLDQVWVIANKVQGSRSLSRGTVCRRTGVQPHEPKGQGWDYGIGGGWDHISVRANATRAPRSTSQETAVGPSGKQGLPSWPSRVAGALQEACGPVSC; translated from the exons ATGCCCAACTCGGTACTGTGGACCGTGGACCTCTTCGGGCGGGTGTACACGCTGTCCACGGCAGGGCAGTACTGGGAACTCTGCAAGGACCCCCAGCTGGAGTTCAAGCGGGTCAGCGCGGCCACGCAGTGCTGCTGGGGCATCGCCTGCGACAACCAGATCTACGTGTACGTGTGCTCCAGTGACCTCCCCATCCGCCACCGGGAGGAGGCCTATGAGAATCAG CGTTGGAACCCTGTGGGTGGCTTCTGCGAGAAGCTCCTACCCAGTGACCGCTGGCCATGGAGTGACGTGACTGGGCTCCAGCACCGGCCGCTGGACAGGGTGGCGCTGCCCTCACTGCACTGGGAGTGGGAGTCGGACTGGTACGTGGATGAGAATTTTGGAGGGGAGCCCACTGAGAAAGGG GGGTGGACATATGCCATCGACTTCCCTGCCTCATACACACGAGacaagaagtggaattcttgtGTGCGGCGCCGGAGATGGATCCGGTACAGGAGATACAAGTCCCGGGACACCTGGGCCAAG ATCCCTTCAAAGGATGACCCCAAGCAACTGCCTGACCCCTTCAGTGATCTCTCTGTTGGGGGGTGGGAGATCACAGATGGGCCTGTGGGCCACCTGTCCGTGTGGGCCGTATCCCTGCAGGGAGAG GTGTGGTACAGAGAGGATGTCAACCATCCGAACCCCGAAGGCTCATCGTGGTCCCTTGTGGACACCCCGGGGGAGGCTGTCCAGATCAGCTGTGGGCCCCACGACCTCCTGTGGGTGACGCTCTGGGAGGGGCAGGCCTTGGTCCGGGAAGGAATCAACAGAAGTAACCCCAAAGGTGGGCAGCCCTACCCCTGTGCCCCGAGACGCGAGGGTGCCGGCTCCTCCCCAGCACCCCCTGATGCGGCCGCCGGCGCTCTCTCCTGGGGCTCGGCAGGAAGCCGCTGGTCCGCCGTGGAGCCTCCCTCGTCTGAGAACGCGATCCTGCACGTGTCCGTGGGGGTTGGTGTGGTCTGGGCCGTCACCAAGGACCAGAAA GTATGGTTCCGGAGAGGCGTCAACTCTCACAATCCTTGTGGCACTGGCTGGATCGAGATGGTTGGAGAGATGATGATGGTGAGCGTGGGGCTGAATGACCAG GTCTGGGGCATTGGCTGTGAGGACCGGGCCGTGTACTTCCGTCAGGGCGTCACCCCGAGCGAGCTCAGTGGGAAGACATGGAGGGCCATCATCGCCAGCCGGGAGTGTGACCGGTCGCACTCCGGCAGCTCATCGAGCCTCCTCAG TGCTGGCTGCTTCTTCGGTGAAGAGGTGAGGGGCAGTGGTGAGTCCAGTGTGCCCAGTGATATGGATGCCTCCTCGGAAGCTGAGAGACCAGGGCCTGGCCCACCTGACCCTGCCAAGTCTTTGGACAGTCCCAGGAACCCCAAGGCTTGCTTAGCCTCGGGCCTAGATACCCCCAGGACTGCAGAATGTGCCCTGGGGGTTGTCCACCCAGCCACCGAGACCCTCAGGCCTGAGCTTcgccctggcctggcctccacCCCAGCCGAGCTGCCCTGGACCAATATTGACCTGAAGGAGCCCAAGAAAGTGCCTGGCCCCTTGGCCGCTGGCTTTCCTGAGAGCACAGGCCTCTCCTCGCTAGCACTGCTCCCGCTGGGCTTGGAGGAGGCCTACAGTGCCGACGACCACCCACCGTGGGCCTGGGTGTCAGGAGGAGGCTGTGCCGTGGAGGCCCACACTGCGCTCAAGTGGTTCACCGTCCAGTCAG GCCTGTCCCCCTCGCTGCAGACGTTCTCCTTGTCCATCACACCGGCCCAGACTGCCGCTTGGAGGAAGCAGATCTTCCAGCAGCTCACGGAGAGGACCAAGCGGGAGCTGGAGAACTTCCGGCACTACGAGCAGGCCGTGGAGCAG TCTGTGTGGGTGAAGACAGGGACCCTGCAGTGGTGGTGCGACTGGAAGCCCCACAAGTGGGTGGACGTCCGTGTGGCCCTGGAGCAGTTCACAGGGCATGACGGGGTTCGGGACAGCATCCTCTTCATCTACTATGTGGTCCATGAGGAGAAGAAG TACATCCACGTGTTCCTCAACGAGGTGACGGTGCTGGTCCCCGTGCTCAATGAGGCCAAGCACTCCTTTGCCCTCTACACCCCCGAGAGGACCCGGCAGAGGTGGCCTGTGCGTCTGGCTGCTGCCACCGAGCAGGACATGAATGACTGG CTTGCTCTGCTCAGCCTGTCCTGCTGCGAGAACCGGAGGGTGCATGGCCGCCCCTCCCCACAGGCCATCTGGTCTGTCACCTGCAAGGGGGACATCTTCGTGAGTGAGCCCAGTCTGGACCTGGAGGCACCTGAGCACCCACTACCCTGTGACCAGAT GTTCTGGCGGCAGATGGGAGGCCACTTGCGGGTGGTGGAGGCCAACGGACGGGGCGTGGTGTGGGGCATTGGCTACGACCACACGGCCTGGGTGTACACTGGCGGCTACGGTGGAGGCTGCTTCCAAG GCCTAGCCAGCAGTGCTGGTAACATCTACACACAGTCGGATGTGAAGTGTGTCTACATCTACGAGAACCAGCGCTGGAACCCCGTCACAGGCTACACCAGTAG GGGTCTGCCCACTGACCGGTACATGTGGAGTGATGCCACAGGGCTGCAGGAATGCACAAAGGCCAGCACGAAGCCGCCGTCCCTGCAGTGGACCTGG GTGTCTGACTGGTCCGTGGATTTCAGCGTTCCTGGGGGCACTGACCAGGAGGGGTGGCAGTATGCCAGTGACTTCCCTGC CTCATACCACGGATACAAAACCATGAAGGATTTTGTCAGGAGAAGGTGCTGGGCCAG AAAATGCAAGCTGATGACCAGTGGGCCCTGGCTGGAGGTGGCCCCAATCGCCCTTGGGGACGTGTCCATCATCCCTGAGAGCCTGGGCACTGACGCGAGTGGGCCCAGTATCGCACTCTGGGCCATCAGCGACAAGGGGGACGTGCTGTGCCGCCTGGGTGTGACCGAACTCAACCCTGCA GGTTCCTCCTGGCTGCACGTGGGCACTGACCAACCCTTCGTGTCCATCTCCATCGGCGCCTGCTGCCAGGTGTGGGCCGTGGCACGCGATGGCTCTGCCTTCTACCGTGGCTCTGTGTCCCCCACCCGGCCGGCTG GTGACTGCTGGTACCACATCCCGTCCCCTCCCAAACAGAGGCTGACGCAGGTGTCTGTGGGGCAGACGTCAGTGTATGCCCTGGACGAAAACG GGAACCTGTGGTACCGCCAGGGGGTCACGCCCAGCTACCCACAGGGCTCCAGCTGGGAGCACGTGTCCAACAACGTGCGCCGAGTGTCTGTGGGGCCCCTGGACCAG GTCTGGGTCATCGCCAACAAAGTCCAGGGGAGCCGCAGCCTGAGCCGGGGAACCGTGTGTCGTCGCACAGGCGTGCAGCCCCACGAGCCCAAGGGCCAGGGCTGGGACTACGGCATTGGG GGGGGCTGGGATCACATCTCTGTCCGGGCCAATGCCACCAGAGCCCCTAGGAGCACGTCCCAGGAGACAGCTGTTGGGCCGAGTGGGAAGCAGGGCCTCCCTAGCTGGCCCTCGAGA
- the TECPR1 gene encoding tectonin beta-propeller repeat-containing protein 1 isoform X1, producing MPNSVLWTVDLFGRVYTLSTAGQYWELCKDPQLEFKRVSAATQCCWGIACDNQIYVYVCSSDLPIRHREEAYENQRWNPVGGFCEKLLPSDRWPWSDVTGLQHRPLDRVALPSLHWEWESDWYVDENFGGEPTEKGGWTYAIDFPASYTRDKKWNSCVRRRRWIRYRRYKSRDTWAKIPSKDDPKQLPDPFSDLSVGGWEITDGPVGHLSVWAVSLQGEVWYREDVNHPNPEGSSWSLVDTPGEAVQISCGPHDLLWVTLWEGQALVREGINRSNPKGGQPYPCAPRREGAGSSPAPPDAAAGALSWGSAGSRWSAVEPPSSENAILHVSVGVGVVWAVTKDQKVWFRRGVNSHNPCGTGWIEMVGEMMMVSVGLNDQVWGIGCEDRAVYFRQGVTPSELSGKTWRAIIASRECDRSHSGSSSSLLSAGCFFGEEVRGSGESSVPSDMDASSEAERPGPGPPDPAKSLDSPRNPKACLASGLDTPRTAECALGVVHPATETLRPELRPGLASTPAELPWTNIDLKEPKKVPGPLAAGFPESTGLSSLALLPLGLEEAYSADDHPPWAWVSGGGCAVEAHTALKWFTVQSGLSPSLQTFSLSITPAQTAAWRKQIFQQLTERTKRELENFRHYEQAVEQSVWVKTGTLQWWCDWKPHKWVDVRVALEQFTGHDGVRDSILFIYYVVHEEKKYIHVFLNEVTVLVPVLNEAKHSFALYTPERTRQRWPVRLAAATEQDMNDWLALLSLSCCENRRVHGRPSPQAIWSVTCKGDIFVSEPSLDLEAPEHPLPCDQMFWRQMGGHLRVVEANGRGVVWGIGYDHTAWVYTGGYGGGCFQGLASSAGNIYTQSDVKCVYIYENQRWNPVTGYTSRGLPTDRYMWSDATGLQECTKASTKPPSLQWTWVSDWSVDFSVPGGTDQEGWQYASDFPASYHGYKTMKDFVRRRCWARKCKLMTSGPWLEVAPIALGDVSIIPESLGTDASGPSIALWAISDKGDVLCRLGVTELNPAGSSWLHVGTDQPFVSISIGACCQVWAVARDGSAFYRGSVSPTRPAGDCWYHIPSPPKQRLTQVSVGQTSVYALDENGNLWYRQGVTPSYPQGSSWEHVSNNVRRVSVGPLDQVWKPGGGTLGCSGFPLWSPHCCPHSPTGARGGPATGLFPGLGHRQQSPGEPQPEPGNRVSSHRRAAPRAQGPGLGLRHWGGLGSHLCPGQCHQSP from the exons ATGCCCAACTCGGTACTGTGGACCGTGGACCTCTTCGGGCGGGTGTACACGCTGTCCACGGCAGGGCAGTACTGGGAACTCTGCAAGGACCCCCAGCTGGAGTTCAAGCGGGTCAGCGCGGCCACGCAGTGCTGCTGGGGCATCGCCTGCGACAACCAGATCTACGTGTACGTGTGCTCCAGTGACCTCCCCATCCGCCACCGGGAGGAGGCCTATGAGAATCAG CGTTGGAACCCTGTGGGTGGCTTCTGCGAGAAGCTCCTACCCAGTGACCGCTGGCCATGGAGTGACGTGACTGGGCTCCAGCACCGGCCGCTGGACAGGGTGGCGCTGCCCTCACTGCACTGGGAGTGGGAGTCGGACTGGTACGTGGATGAGAATTTTGGAGGGGAGCCCACTGAGAAAGGG GGGTGGACATATGCCATCGACTTCCCTGCCTCATACACACGAGacaagaagtggaattcttgtGTGCGGCGCCGGAGATGGATCCGGTACAGGAGATACAAGTCCCGGGACACCTGGGCCAAG ATCCCTTCAAAGGATGACCCCAAGCAACTGCCTGACCCCTTCAGTGATCTCTCTGTTGGGGGGTGGGAGATCACAGATGGGCCTGTGGGCCACCTGTCCGTGTGGGCCGTATCCCTGCAGGGAGAG GTGTGGTACAGAGAGGATGTCAACCATCCGAACCCCGAAGGCTCATCGTGGTCCCTTGTGGACACCCCGGGGGAGGCTGTCCAGATCAGCTGTGGGCCCCACGACCTCCTGTGGGTGACGCTCTGGGAGGGGCAGGCCTTGGTCCGGGAAGGAATCAACAGAAGTAACCCCAAAGGTGGGCAGCCCTACCCCTGTGCCCCGAGACGCGAGGGTGCCGGCTCCTCCCCAGCACCCCCTGATGCGGCCGCCGGCGCTCTCTCCTGGGGCTCGGCAGGAAGCCGCTGGTCCGCCGTGGAGCCTCCCTCGTCTGAGAACGCGATCCTGCACGTGTCCGTGGGGGTTGGTGTGGTCTGGGCCGTCACCAAGGACCAGAAA GTATGGTTCCGGAGAGGCGTCAACTCTCACAATCCTTGTGGCACTGGCTGGATCGAGATGGTTGGAGAGATGATGATGGTGAGCGTGGGGCTGAATGACCAG GTCTGGGGCATTGGCTGTGAGGACCGGGCCGTGTACTTCCGTCAGGGCGTCACCCCGAGCGAGCTCAGTGGGAAGACATGGAGGGCCATCATCGCCAGCCGGGAGTGTGACCGGTCGCACTCCGGCAGCTCATCGAGCCTCCTCAG TGCTGGCTGCTTCTTCGGTGAAGAGGTGAGGGGCAGTGGTGAGTCCAGTGTGCCCAGTGATATGGATGCCTCCTCGGAAGCTGAGAGACCAGGGCCTGGCCCACCTGACCCTGCCAAGTCTTTGGACAGTCCCAGGAACCCCAAGGCTTGCTTAGCCTCGGGCCTAGATACCCCCAGGACTGCAGAATGTGCCCTGGGGGTTGTCCACCCAGCCACCGAGACCCTCAGGCCTGAGCTTcgccctggcctggcctccacCCCAGCCGAGCTGCCCTGGACCAATATTGACCTGAAGGAGCCCAAGAAAGTGCCTGGCCCCTTGGCCGCTGGCTTTCCTGAGAGCACAGGCCTCTCCTCGCTAGCACTGCTCCCGCTGGGCTTGGAGGAGGCCTACAGTGCCGACGACCACCCACCGTGGGCCTGGGTGTCAGGAGGAGGCTGTGCCGTGGAGGCCCACACTGCGCTCAAGTGGTTCACCGTCCAGTCAG GCCTGTCCCCCTCGCTGCAGACGTTCTCCTTGTCCATCACACCGGCCCAGACTGCCGCTTGGAGGAAGCAGATCTTCCAGCAGCTCACGGAGAGGACCAAGCGGGAGCTGGAGAACTTCCGGCACTACGAGCAGGCCGTGGAGCAG TCTGTGTGGGTGAAGACAGGGACCCTGCAGTGGTGGTGCGACTGGAAGCCCCACAAGTGGGTGGACGTCCGTGTGGCCCTGGAGCAGTTCACAGGGCATGACGGGGTTCGGGACAGCATCCTCTTCATCTACTATGTGGTCCATGAGGAGAAGAAG TACATCCACGTGTTCCTCAACGAGGTGACGGTGCTGGTCCCCGTGCTCAATGAGGCCAAGCACTCCTTTGCCCTCTACACCCCCGAGAGGACCCGGCAGAGGTGGCCTGTGCGTCTGGCTGCTGCCACCGAGCAGGACATGAATGACTGG CTTGCTCTGCTCAGCCTGTCCTGCTGCGAGAACCGGAGGGTGCATGGCCGCCCCTCCCCACAGGCCATCTGGTCTGTCACCTGCAAGGGGGACATCTTCGTGAGTGAGCCCAGTCTGGACCTGGAGGCACCTGAGCACCCACTACCCTGTGACCAGAT GTTCTGGCGGCAGATGGGAGGCCACTTGCGGGTGGTGGAGGCCAACGGACGGGGCGTGGTGTGGGGCATTGGCTACGACCACACGGCCTGGGTGTACACTGGCGGCTACGGTGGAGGCTGCTTCCAAG GCCTAGCCAGCAGTGCTGGTAACATCTACACACAGTCGGATGTGAAGTGTGTCTACATCTACGAGAACCAGCGCTGGAACCCCGTCACAGGCTACACCAGTAG GGGTCTGCCCACTGACCGGTACATGTGGAGTGATGCCACAGGGCTGCAGGAATGCACAAAGGCCAGCACGAAGCCGCCGTCCCTGCAGTGGACCTGG GTGTCTGACTGGTCCGTGGATTTCAGCGTTCCTGGGGGCACTGACCAGGAGGGGTGGCAGTATGCCAGTGACTTCCCTGC CTCATACCACGGATACAAAACCATGAAGGATTTTGTCAGGAGAAGGTGCTGGGCCAG AAAATGCAAGCTGATGACCAGTGGGCCCTGGCTGGAGGTGGCCCCAATCGCCCTTGGGGACGTGTCCATCATCCCTGAGAGCCTGGGCACTGACGCGAGTGGGCCCAGTATCGCACTCTGGGCCATCAGCGACAAGGGGGACGTGCTGTGCCGCCTGGGTGTGACCGAACTCAACCCTGCA GGTTCCTCCTGGCTGCACGTGGGCACTGACCAACCCTTCGTGTCCATCTCCATCGGCGCCTGCTGCCAGGTGTGGGCCGTGGCACGCGATGGCTCTGCCTTCTACCGTGGCTCTGTGTCCCCCACCCGGCCGGCTG GTGACTGCTGGTACCACATCCCGTCCCCTCCCAAACAGAGGCTGACGCAGGTGTCTGTGGGGCAGACGTCAGTGTATGCCCTGGACGAAAACG GGAACCTGTGGTACCGCCAGGGGGTCACGCCCAGCTACCCACAGGGCTCCAGCTGGGAGCACGTGTCCAACAACGTGCGCCGAGTGTCTGTGGGGCCCCTGGACCAGGTCTGGAAACCCGGGGGTGGGACTTTGGGGTGCTCTGGGTTTCCTCTCTGGtctccccactgctgtccccacagCCCCACAGGAGCCAGAGGTGGGCCTGCAACGGGTCTGTTTCCAGGTCTGGGTCATCGCCAACAAAGTCCAGGGGAGCCGCAGCCTGAGCCGGGGAACCGTGTGTCGTCGCACAGGCGTGCAGCCCCACGAGCCCAAGGGCCAGGGCTGGGACTACGGCATTGGG GGGGGCTGGGATCACATCTCTGTCCGGGCCAATGCCACCAGAGCCCCTAG
- the TECPR1 gene encoding tectonin beta-propeller repeat-containing protein 1 isoform X4, whose translation MPNSVLWTVDLFGRVYTLSTAGQYWELCKDPQLEFKRVSAATQCCWGIACDNQIYVYVCSSDLPIRHREEAYENQRWNPVGGFCEKLLPSDRWPWSDVTGLQHRPLDRVALPSLHWEWESDWYVDENFGGEPTEKGGWTYAIDFPASYTRDKKWNSCVRRRRWIRYRRYKSRDTWAKIPSKDDPKQLPDPFSDLSVGGWEITDGPVGHLSVWAVSLQGEVWYREDVNHPNPEGSSWSLVDTPGEAVQISCGPHDLLWVTLWEGQALVREGINRSNPKGSRWSAVEPPSSENAILHVSVGVGVVWAVTKDQKVWFRRGVNSHNPCGTGWIEMVGEMMMVSVGLNDQVWGIGCEDRAVYFRQGVTPSELSGKTWRAIIASRECDRSHSGSSSSLLSAGCFFGEEVRGSGESSVPSDMDASSEAERPGPGPPDPAKSLDSPRNPKACLASGLDTPRTAECALGVVHPATETLRPELRPGLASTPAELPWTNIDLKEPKKVPGPLAAGFPESTGLSSLALLPLGLEEAYSADDHPPWAWVSGGGCAVEAHTALKWFTVQSGLSPSLQTFSLSITPAQTAAWRKQIFQQLTERTKRELENFRHYEQAVEQSVWVKTGTLQWWCDWKPHKWVDVRVALEQFTGHDGVRDSILFIYYVVHEEKKYIHVFLNEVTVLVPVLNEAKHSFALYTPERTRQRWPVRLAAATEQDMNDWLALLSLSCCENRRVHGRPSPQAIWSVTCKGDIFVSEPSLDLEAPEHPLPCDQMFWRQMGGHLRVVEANGRGVVWGIGYDHTAWVYTGGYGGGCFQGLASSAGNIYTQSDVKCVYIYENQRWNPVTGYTSRGLPTDRYMWSDATGLQECTKASTKPPSLQWTWVSDWSVDFSVPGGTDQEGWQYASDFPASYHGYKTMKDFVRRRCWARKCKLMTSGPWLEVAPIALGDVSIIPESLGTDASGPSIALWAISDKGDVLCRLGVTELNPAGSSWLHVGTDQPFVSISIGACCQVWAVARDGSAFYRGSVSPTRPAGDCWYHIPSPPKQRLTQVSVGQTSVYALDENGNLWYRQGVTPSYPQGSSWEHVSNNVRRVSVGPLDQVWVIANKVQGSRSLSRGTVCRRTGVQPHEPKGQGWDYGIGGGWDHISVRANATRAPRSTSQETAVGPSGKQGLPSWPSRVAGALQEACGPVSC comes from the exons ATGCCCAACTCGGTACTGTGGACCGTGGACCTCTTCGGGCGGGTGTACACGCTGTCCACGGCAGGGCAGTACTGGGAACTCTGCAAGGACCCCCAGCTGGAGTTCAAGCGGGTCAGCGCGGCCACGCAGTGCTGCTGGGGCATCGCCTGCGACAACCAGATCTACGTGTACGTGTGCTCCAGTGACCTCCCCATCCGCCACCGGGAGGAGGCCTATGAGAATCAG CGTTGGAACCCTGTGGGTGGCTTCTGCGAGAAGCTCCTACCCAGTGACCGCTGGCCATGGAGTGACGTGACTGGGCTCCAGCACCGGCCGCTGGACAGGGTGGCGCTGCCCTCACTGCACTGGGAGTGGGAGTCGGACTGGTACGTGGATGAGAATTTTGGAGGGGAGCCCACTGAGAAAGGG GGGTGGACATATGCCATCGACTTCCCTGCCTCATACACACGAGacaagaagtggaattcttgtGTGCGGCGCCGGAGATGGATCCGGTACAGGAGATACAAGTCCCGGGACACCTGGGCCAAG ATCCCTTCAAAGGATGACCCCAAGCAACTGCCTGACCCCTTCAGTGATCTCTCTGTTGGGGGGTGGGAGATCACAGATGGGCCTGTGGGCCACCTGTCCGTGTGGGCCGTATCCCTGCAGGGAGAG GTGTGGTACAGAGAGGATGTCAACCATCCGAACCCCGAAGGCTCATCGTGGTCCCTTGTGGACACCCCGGGGGAGGCTGTCCAGATCAGCTGTGGGCCCCACGACCTCCTGTGGGTGACGCTCTGGGAGGGGCAGGCCTTGGTCCGGGAAGGAATCAACAGAAGTAACCCCAAAG GAAGCCGCTGGTCCGCCGTGGAGCCTCCCTCGTCTGAGAACGCGATCCTGCACGTGTCCGTGGGGGTTGGTGTGGTCTGGGCCGTCACCAAGGACCAGAAA GTATGGTTCCGGAGAGGCGTCAACTCTCACAATCCTTGTGGCACTGGCTGGATCGAGATGGTTGGAGAGATGATGATGGTGAGCGTGGGGCTGAATGACCAG GTCTGGGGCATTGGCTGTGAGGACCGGGCCGTGTACTTCCGTCAGGGCGTCACCCCGAGCGAGCTCAGTGGGAAGACATGGAGGGCCATCATCGCCAGCCGGGAGTGTGACCGGTCGCACTCCGGCAGCTCATCGAGCCTCCTCAG TGCTGGCTGCTTCTTCGGTGAAGAGGTGAGGGGCAGTGGTGAGTCCAGTGTGCCCAGTGATATGGATGCCTCCTCGGAAGCTGAGAGACCAGGGCCTGGCCCACCTGACCCTGCCAAGTCTTTGGACAGTCCCAGGAACCCCAAGGCTTGCTTAGCCTCGGGCCTAGATACCCCCAGGACTGCAGAATGTGCCCTGGGGGTTGTCCACCCAGCCACCGAGACCCTCAGGCCTGAGCTTcgccctggcctggcctccacCCCAGCCGAGCTGCCCTGGACCAATATTGACCTGAAGGAGCCCAAGAAAGTGCCTGGCCCCTTGGCCGCTGGCTTTCCTGAGAGCACAGGCCTCTCCTCGCTAGCACTGCTCCCGCTGGGCTTGGAGGAGGCCTACAGTGCCGACGACCACCCACCGTGGGCCTGGGTGTCAGGAGGAGGCTGTGCCGTGGAGGCCCACACTGCGCTCAAGTGGTTCACCGTCCAGTCAG GCCTGTCCCCCTCGCTGCAGACGTTCTCCTTGTCCATCACACCGGCCCAGACTGCCGCTTGGAGGAAGCAGATCTTCCAGCAGCTCACGGAGAGGACCAAGCGGGAGCTGGAGAACTTCCGGCACTACGAGCAGGCCGTGGAGCAG TCTGTGTGGGTGAAGACAGGGACCCTGCAGTGGTGGTGCGACTGGAAGCCCCACAAGTGGGTGGACGTCCGTGTGGCCCTGGAGCAGTTCACAGGGCATGACGGGGTTCGGGACAGCATCCTCTTCATCTACTATGTGGTCCATGAGGAGAAGAAG TACATCCACGTGTTCCTCAACGAGGTGACGGTGCTGGTCCCCGTGCTCAATGAGGCCAAGCACTCCTTTGCCCTCTACACCCCCGAGAGGACCCGGCAGAGGTGGCCTGTGCGTCTGGCTGCTGCCACCGAGCAGGACATGAATGACTGG CTTGCTCTGCTCAGCCTGTCCTGCTGCGAGAACCGGAGGGTGCATGGCCGCCCCTCCCCACAGGCCATCTGGTCTGTCACCTGCAAGGGGGACATCTTCGTGAGTGAGCCCAGTCTGGACCTGGAGGCACCTGAGCACCCACTACCCTGTGACCAGAT GTTCTGGCGGCAGATGGGAGGCCACTTGCGGGTGGTGGAGGCCAACGGACGGGGCGTGGTGTGGGGCATTGGCTACGACCACACGGCCTGGGTGTACACTGGCGGCTACGGTGGAGGCTGCTTCCAAG GCCTAGCCAGCAGTGCTGGTAACATCTACACACAGTCGGATGTGAAGTGTGTCTACATCTACGAGAACCAGCGCTGGAACCCCGTCACAGGCTACACCAGTAG GGGTCTGCCCACTGACCGGTACATGTGGAGTGATGCCACAGGGCTGCAGGAATGCACAAAGGCCAGCACGAAGCCGCCGTCCCTGCAGTGGACCTGG GTGTCTGACTGGTCCGTGGATTTCAGCGTTCCTGGGGGCACTGACCAGGAGGGGTGGCAGTATGCCAGTGACTTCCCTGC CTCATACCACGGATACAAAACCATGAAGGATTTTGTCAGGAGAAGGTGCTGGGCCAG AAAATGCAAGCTGATGACCAGTGGGCCCTGGCTGGAGGTGGCCCCAATCGCCCTTGGGGACGTGTCCATCATCCCTGAGAGCCTGGGCACTGACGCGAGTGGGCCCAGTATCGCACTCTGGGCCATCAGCGACAAGGGGGACGTGCTGTGCCGCCTGGGTGTGACCGAACTCAACCCTGCA GGTTCCTCCTGGCTGCACGTGGGCACTGACCAACCCTTCGTGTCCATCTCCATCGGCGCCTGCTGCCAGGTGTGGGCCGTGGCACGCGATGGCTCTGCCTTCTACCGTGGCTCTGTGTCCCCCACCCGGCCGGCTG GTGACTGCTGGTACCACATCCCGTCCCCTCCCAAACAGAGGCTGACGCAGGTGTCTGTGGGGCAGACGTCAGTGTATGCCCTGGACGAAAACG GGAACCTGTGGTACCGCCAGGGGGTCACGCCCAGCTACCCACAGGGCTCCAGCTGGGAGCACGTGTCCAACAACGTGCGCCGAGTGTCTGTGGGGCCCCTGGACCAG GTCTGGGTCATCGCCAACAAAGTCCAGGGGAGCCGCAGCCTGAGCCGGGGAACCGTGTGTCGTCGCACAGGCGTGCAGCCCCACGAGCCCAAGGGCCAGGGCTGGGACTACGGCATTGGG GGGGGCTGGGATCACATCTCTGTCCGGGCCAATGCCACCAGAGCCCCTAGGAGCACGTCCCAGGAGACAGCTGTTGGGCCGAGTGGGAAGCAGGGCCTCCCTAGCTGGCCCTCGAGA